A single region of the Pseudalkalibacillus berkeleyi genome encodes:
- a CDS encoding DUF6154 family protein, with product MKLVDELYDTYKDHFSADEEDIYPIIYGVLEAKTKEDIFDQLNELSQENLCEMVTLYIIDQLQKKLAEEGIGHVTLGQDYTGDYLQ from the coding sequence ATGAAATTAGTGGATGAATTATACGATACGTACAAGGACCATTTTTCAGCAGATGAGGAAGATATTTATCCGATAATTTATGGCGTCCTAGAGGCCAAAACTAAGGAGGATATCTTCGATCAACTGAATGAGTTATCGCAAGAAAATTTATGCGAGATGGTCACTTTATACATCATTGATCAATTACAAAAGAAACTAGCAGAAGAAGGCATCGGCCATGTAACCTTAGGTCAAGATTACACAGGCGACTACCTTCAATAG
- a CDS encoding NADH:flavin oxidoreductase: protein MTTQLLTKGFLGHLSLKNRYIVAPMTRVSAEPNGVPNQQMKEYYERYAKGGFGTIITEGVYLDETYSQGYLKQPGLANKKHTDAWKPIVESVHVHDTKMIAQLMHAGGQAQGNAYKDETIAPSAVAPKGEQLPFYGGSGPFDTPNEISADQINEVKQAFAKAARNAKDAGFDGVEIHGANGYLLDQFLTDYLNKRDDQYGGSLEKRLQFTLEVIDEVRQSVGDDYLVGIRISQGKVADQAHKWPNGEKDAEYIFSQLGNTSLDYIHVTDRDATEASFGEGTKTLAGAAKTFSNLPTIANGGLVDQQKAEALIVNGEADFVSVGTGALANPDLPNRVEKGIELNEFNAKAILMPRAEIKEHELKAEVIQN from the coding sequence ATGACAACACAATTACTTACTAAAGGTTTCCTAGGACATTTATCTCTAAAGAACCGATATATCGTTGCACCAATGACACGTGTAAGTGCGGAGCCGAATGGAGTGCCGAATCAACAAATGAAGGAGTACTATGAGCGTTATGCAAAAGGTGGATTCGGGACCATTATTACAGAAGGTGTTTATTTGGATGAGACCTATAGCCAAGGTTATCTCAAACAACCTGGACTTGCGAACAAAAAACATACAGATGCTTGGAAACCCATTGTTGAAAGCGTGCACGTTCATGACACAAAAATGATTGCTCAATTAATGCATGCTGGTGGGCAAGCACAAGGAAATGCTTATAAAGATGAAACGATTGCACCGTCTGCGGTTGCTCCAAAAGGAGAACAGCTTCCTTTCTATGGTGGTTCTGGACCTTTCGATACGCCAAATGAAATTTCAGCAGACCAAATTAACGAAGTGAAACAGGCGTTTGCCAAAGCAGCAAGAAATGCGAAAGATGCTGGTTTTGATGGTGTTGAGATCCATGGTGCAAATGGATATCTACTAGATCAATTCTTAACAGATTATTTGAACAAACGAGATGATCAATATGGAGGATCACTCGAAAAACGATTGCAATTCACGCTCGAAGTGATTGATGAAGTCCGTCAATCTGTAGGTGACGACTACTTAGTCGGTATTCGCATATCCCAAGGTAAAGTTGCCGACCAAGCGCACAAATGGCCGAACGGAGAAAAAGATGCAGAATATATCTTCAGTCAACTAGGAAATACCTCTTTAGATTACATTCATGTTACTGACAGAGATGCAACGGAAGCAAGTTTTGGTGAAGGAACCAAAACGCTAGCTGGTGCTGCAAAAACGTTTAGTAATCTACCGACAATTGCAAATGGTGGATTAGTGGATCAACAAAAAGCTGAAGCGTTAATTGTAAACGGAGAAGCAGACTTTGTTAGTGTTGGAACCGGAGCATTGGCGAATCCTGACTTACCAAATCGCGTGGAAAAAGGGATTGAGCTAAACGAATTCAACGCAAAAGCCATTCTAATGCCACGAGCAGAAATTAAAGAACATGAGTTAAAAGCAGAAGTAATACAAAATTAA